Proteins found in one Terribacillus sp. DMT04 genomic segment:
- a CDS encoding stage V sporulation protein AB: protein MWIAIAETIIGLSAGLATGAGFVAFLTVLGIIPRLIQLSKTHEFIVTYEAAVTAGAFAGTILSFHYFHFHAPLLLISLWGLLHGVFVGMLAAALTEVLNVFPILTRRIGLDGSLIWFFMAIVLGKITGSLFQWLLFSY from the coding sequence ATGTGGATCGCCATAGCTGAAACGATCATCGGGCTCAGTGCCGGGCTTGCAACTGGAGCGGGCTTTGTAGCGTTTCTAACGGTTCTCGGCATCATCCCCAGATTGATACAGCTGAGCAAAACACATGAATTTATTGTTACGTATGAAGCTGCTGTCACTGCGGGCGCTTTTGCGGGTACCATCCTATCCTTTCATTATTTCCACTTCCATGCACCGCTCTTGCTAATCAGCCTATGGGGGTTATTGCACGGTGTTTTTGTCGGCATGCTGGCTGCGGCACTAACAGAGGTGCTTAATGTATTTCCTATTCTGACTAGGAGAATCGGCTTGGATGGGAGTCTGATTTGGTTCTTCATGGCCATCGTGTTAGGCAAGATTACAGGATCATTATTTCAATGGCTTTTATTTTCCTATTAA
- a CDS encoding stage V sporulation protein AA yields the protein MPAIVYIRFIRKITAAPEAVIKLKDIAHIANAGDQKERMLDTVVYRITEKDSNIVVLDSFLVFQQLMRIFPEHELQLIGSEQTIVRVQRSKKRTVWPLVILIWLLLFIGSAMTIMNFHFDVAMEPVQQKIHFLLTGEKLIHPLWMQIPYSIGIGVGMILFFNHVFKKRLNEEPSPLEVEMHKYQREMDVYVAYHENSLEKQNVDRHS from the coding sequence ATGCCAGCAATTGTATATATCCGGTTTATCCGGAAAATAACCGCTGCTCCAGAAGCAGTAATCAAATTAAAGGATATTGCACATATTGCCAATGCCGGTGATCAAAAAGAGCGCATGCTGGATACGGTCGTGTACCGGATAACAGAAAAGGACAGCAATATTGTCGTACTCGACTCCTTTCTTGTATTTCAGCAGCTGATGCGGATTTTTCCGGAGCACGAATTGCAGCTGATTGGATCAGAACAGACGATTGTGCGTGTGCAGCGTTCTAAGAAAAGAACGGTTTGGCCGCTCGTCATTCTCATATGGCTGCTGCTGTTTATCGGTTCCGCTATGACAATTATGAACTTTCATTTTGACGTTGCAATGGAGCCTGTCCAGCAGAAGATTCATTTTTTGCTTACCGGAGAAAAGCTTATCCATCCATTATGGATGCAAATTCCTTACAGCATTGGCATTGGGGTTGGAATGATCCTCTTTTTCAATCATGTTTTCAAGAAAAGACTGAATGAGGAGCCTAGTCCGCTCGAAGTGGAAATGCACAAATACCAGCGGGAAATGGATGTTTACGTAGCATATCACGAAAACAGTTTGGAGAAACAAAATGTGGATCGCCATAGCTGA
- the sigF gene encoding RNA polymerase sporulation sigma factor SigF: MDVYLKQQKAKEQLTDKQVKTYIQLSQNGDKEARDILVERNVRLVWSVVQRFINRGYEPDDLFQIGCIGLIKSIDKFDLTYDVRFSTYAVPMIIGEIQRFIRDDGSLKVSRSLKETANKVRKKKEEMTKTLNRAPTIQEIAAELELSPEEIVHAEEAAKLPHSIHETVFENDGDPITLLDQIAEQDNNWFDKLALQEAIQSLGERERLIVYLRFYKDQTQSEVSERLGISQVQVSRLEKKLLAAIKEQLEK, translated from the coding sequence ATGGATGTATATTTGAAACAGCAGAAGGCAAAGGAACAATTGACCGATAAGCAAGTAAAAACATACATCCAGTTAAGTCAGAATGGTGATAAAGAAGCACGTGATATCCTTGTCGAACGAAATGTAAGACTCGTCTGGTCCGTCGTTCAGCGGTTTATTAACCGCGGTTACGAGCCGGATGACTTGTTTCAGATCGGCTGTATCGGGCTGATCAAATCGATTGATAAGTTCGACTTGACTTATGACGTCCGATTCTCTACCTACGCTGTACCGATGATTATTGGCGAGATTCAGCGGTTTATCCGAGACGACGGCAGCTTGAAAGTGAGCCGGTCACTAAAAGAGACAGCCAATAAAGTACGCAAGAAAAAAGAAGAAATGACTAAAACACTGAATCGTGCACCAACAATTCAAGAGATTGCTGCGGAGCTTGAGCTTTCCCCAGAGGAAATCGTCCATGCAGAAGAGGCTGCTAAACTGCCGCACTCCATTCATGAGACTGTTTTTGAAAATGATGGCGATCCCATCACTTTGTTAGACCAGATTGCAGAACAAGACAATAACTGGTTCGATAAGCTTGCTCTTCAAGAAGCAATACAATCGCTGGGCGAGCGGGAAAGGCTGATTGTTTATTTGCGTTTCTATAAGGACCAAACCCAATCAGAAGTATCGGAACGGCTTGGGATTTCACAAGTCCAGGTTTCCCGACTGGAAAAGAAACTACTGGCTGCTATCAAGGAACAGCTGGAAAAATAG
- the spoIIAB gene encoding anti-sigma F factor produces the protein MTTNMMRFSFSSQSRNEAFARVTVASFVSQLDPTMDELTEIKTVVSEAVTNAIIHGYNSDPDQMITIICTLEDGDVELIIRDEGVGISDVEQAMEPLYTSKPDLERSGMGFTIMENFMDNVYVFSAEGEGTTVTMNKQFNRSKAMSQ, from the coding sequence ATGACTACGAATATGATGCGGTTTTCTTTCTCTAGCCAAAGCAGGAACGAAGCTTTCGCTCGTGTAACTGTCGCTTCCTTTGTCTCGCAGCTTGATCCGACAATGGATGAGCTGACAGAGATCAAAACAGTCGTCTCCGAGGCCGTTACAAATGCGATAATACATGGATATAATTCGGATCCTGATCAGATGATTACGATTATCTGTACATTGGAAGACGGAGACGTGGAATTGATTATCCGGGATGAAGGAGTTGGCATTTCGGATGTGGAACAGGCAATGGAGCCTTTGTATACATCAAAGCCAGACTTAGAGCGTTCTGGAATGGGCTTCACTATCATGGAAAACTTCATGGACAATGTGTATGTGTTTTCGGCAGAAGGCGAAGGCACAACAGTTACAATGAATAAGCAGTTCAATCGAAGCAAAGCCATGAGTCAGTAG
- the spoIIAA gene encoding anti-sigma F factor antagonist, which yields MGLTVEYELKENILLARLSGELDHHTARELKESWQLALQQPGIKHMVLNLEFLSFMDSSGLGVILGRYKELKAEGREMVVCSLTPAVDRLFQLSGLFKIIRFEENERFALETFGVVLS from the coding sequence ATGGGGTTGACAGTCGAATACGAATTAAAGGAAAACATCTTGCTAGCCCGTCTCAGCGGAGAGCTCGATCATCACACGGCGAGAGAACTAAAAGAAAGCTGGCAGCTTGCATTGCAGCAGCCAGGTATTAAGCATATGGTATTGAACTTGGAATTTCTCTCGTTTATGGACAGCTCCGGTCTTGGTGTCATCCTTGGCAGATATAAAGAACTGAAAGCAGAAGGAAGAGAAATGGTGGTCTGCAGCCTTACGCCGGCTGTGGACAGGCTCTTCCAGCTGTCTGGTTTGTTCAAGATTATCAGATTTGAAGAAAATGAGCGCTTTGCGCTGGAAACATTTGGGGTGGTGCTATCATGA
- a CDS encoding D-alanyl-D-alanine carboxypeptidase family protein, translating to MKKMSLVSLMLAFVISIAAVPSHVFAEKEKEETVRSSILIERDTGQVLSGENMEKELPPASMTKIMTMLLIMEEIEAEKLHYEDKVRASEYAASMGGSQIFLEAGEEMTVKELLKGIAVASGNDASVAMAEKIAGTEDAFVKKMNEKASELGLSHTKFQNATGLPANDHYSTAKDMAMMARALLGHEEITEFTGIYEDYLRQDSEDPFWLVNTNKLVKFYPGVDGLKTGFTKEAKYCLTATAKKDGMRVVAVVMGAETPKQRNNEVSRLLDYGFNQYAVKQLYKENQVVAKLDKLKAARQNVPIMTEEPVSLLQKKGEEQGKLETKIVYKKEISLPLKAGEQVGILEVRSKDKLISTTPLVMKEDVPTASYWLLMKRSFDDMVKFR from the coding sequence ATGAAAAAAATGAGTCTAGTCAGTCTGATGCTAGCTTTTGTTATCAGTATTGCAGCGGTACCATCGCACGTTTTTGCTGAAAAGGAAAAAGAAGAAACAGTCAGGTCATCTATTTTGATCGAGCGTGACACAGGACAAGTACTTTCAGGTGAAAATATGGAAAAGGAACTGCCGCCTGCTAGTATGACAAAAATTATGACAATGCTCTTAATCATGGAAGAAATTGAAGCTGAAAAATTGCACTATGAAGACAAAGTAAGAGCAAGCGAATACGCAGCAAGTATGGGCGGGTCGCAGATTTTCCTTGAAGCTGGAGAGGAGATGACCGTTAAAGAACTGCTTAAAGGAATAGCGGTTGCTTCCGGAAACGATGCAAGTGTGGCTATGGCAGAGAAGATTGCAGGCACAGAAGATGCATTTGTGAAAAAAATGAATGAAAAAGCAAGTGAGCTCGGGCTATCGCATACGAAGTTTCAAAATGCAACGGGACTTCCAGCAAACGATCACTACTCGACAGCCAAAGATATGGCAATGATGGCCAGAGCACTGCTTGGTCACGAAGAAATTACGGAATTCACCGGTATCTATGAAGATTATCTGAGACAGGACTCAGAAGATCCGTTTTGGCTTGTAAACACAAACAAGCTTGTGAAATTTTATCCGGGTGTAGATGGTTTGAAAACAGGTTTTACTAAAGAAGCAAAATATTGCCTGACAGCAACTGCTAAAAAAGACGGTATGCGAGTAGTTGCTGTTGTGATGGGTGCTGAAACGCCAAAACAACGTAACAACGAAGTATCACGATTGCTGGATTACGGTTTCAATCAATATGCAGTCAAACAGCTTTACAAAGAGAATCAAGTTGTTGCGAAACTGGATAAACTGAAGGCCGCGCGACAAAATGTTCCGATTATGACAGAAGAACCTGTATCATTGCTGCAAAAGAAAGGCGAAGAGCAAGGTAAACTTGAAACAAAAATCGTATATAAAAAAGAAATATCGCTTCCGCTTAAAGCTGGAGAACAAGTAGGTATCCTCGAAGTACGAAGCAAAGACAAATTAATCTCTACTACACCGCTGGTGATGAAAGAGGATGTTCCGACGGCTAGCTATTGGCTATTAATGAAGCGAAGTTTTGATGATATGGTGAAATTCCGCTGA
- a CDS encoding pyrimidine-nucleoside phosphorylase → MRMVDLITKKRDGGKLSKEEVSFFVQGYTRGDIPDYQASAFLMTVYFNGMTEEETAWLTEEMANSGETFDLSSIAGKKVDKHSTGGVGDKITLITGPLVASIGIPVAKMSGRGLGHTGGTLDKLESFKGFSIDLSREQFMGLVNENKLAVAGQTGNLAPADKKLYALRDVTGTVNTIPLIASSIMSKKLASGAEAIVLDVKTGSGAFMKSLDESRQLAETMVKIGNNLGRQTVAVITDMNQPLGFEIGNSNEVKEAIQVLSGEKITDLREISVELATHMALLAGKFATYEEARTHLEACLDDGTALAAFRTFIGAQGGDTALVDNPELFPQADYHIEVKAPAAGFVHSIDAEGIGTAAMYLGAGRATKDDDIDHAVGITLKKKQGDAVQEGETIAILHARDAEAADSRSKVLESYTINEEHIEKMTLIYDVIS, encoded by the coding sequence ATGAGAATGGTTGATTTAATTACAAAAAAACGCGATGGCGGCAAACTTTCAAAAGAAGAAGTTAGCTTTTTTGTTCAAGGGTATACACGCGGAGATATTCCAGACTATCAGGCATCTGCCTTTTTAATGACAGTATACTTTAATGGAATGACGGAAGAAGAAACAGCTTGGCTTACAGAAGAAATGGCCAATTCTGGTGAAACTTTCGACTTGAGCAGTATCGCGGGTAAAAAGGTAGATAAACACAGCACAGGCGGCGTAGGAGATAAAATTACCTTAATTACAGGTCCGCTTGTCGCGTCTATTGGTATTCCGGTTGCAAAAATGTCGGGGCGCGGTCTCGGACATACAGGCGGAACATTAGATAAGCTGGAATCGTTTAAAGGCTTTTCCATCGACTTGAGCCGGGAGCAGTTCATGGGCTTAGTTAATGAAAATAAATTAGCTGTTGCTGGGCAAACAGGCAACTTGGCCCCCGCTGATAAGAAGCTATACGCATTGCGCGACGTTACAGGAACGGTAAATACAATCCCGCTAATTGCAAGCTCAATTATGAGTAAAAAACTTGCTTCTGGTGCAGAAGCAATCGTCTTAGACGTAAAAACGGGCTCTGGGGCTTTCATGAAATCACTTGATGAGTCACGCCAGTTAGCAGAAACAATGGTTAAAATCGGCAATAATTTAGGCCGTCAAACAGTTGCAGTTATTACCGATATGAACCAGCCGCTAGGCTTTGAAATTGGCAACAGCAATGAAGTCAAAGAGGCCATTCAAGTGCTAAGCGGAGAGAAAATCACCGATTTACGCGAGATTTCCGTGGAGCTTGCAACACATATGGCGCTGCTTGCTGGTAAGTTTGCTACATATGAGGAAGCACGTACGCATTTAGAAGCATGCTTAGATGATGGTACTGCGCTTGCAGCTTTCCGGACATTCATCGGAGCACAAGGCGGAGACACAGCACTTGTCGATAATCCAGAGCTCTTCCCGCAAGCAGATTATCATATCGAAGTGAAAGCGCCGGCTGCTGGCTTTGTCCACAGCATCGACGCAGAAGGAATCGGTACAGCCGCTATGTATCTTGGAGCAGGACGTGCGACGAAAGATGACGACATTGATCATGCTGTTGGGATTACATTAAAGAAAAAGCAAGGCGATGCTGTCCAAGAGGGCGAGACAATTGCCATTTTGCATGCGCGTGATGCAGAAGCAGCAGATTCCCGCAGCAAAGTATTGGAATCATATACAATTAACGAAGAACATATTGAGAAAATGACGCTGATTTACGACGTCATTTCGTAA
- a CDS encoding purine-nucleoside phosphorylase produces MQTEAIKQAADYIKNNLTAAPEVGLVLGSGLGVLADEITDATVVPYGEIPGFPVSTVSGHKGQLVIGKLEGQHVIAMQGRFHFYEGYPMELVTLPIRVMKALGVETLIVTNAAGGINESFEPGNLMLITDHINNMGINPLIGPNDDEFGARFPDMSAAYSKELLKHARAVAKEINLEVQEGVYVGNTGPSYETGAEVRMLRTWGGDAVGMSTVPEVIVASHAKMDVLGISCISNMAAGILDQPLTHDEVMETTSQVREDFLRFVKQIVKQLPKK; encoded by the coding sequence ATGCAGACAGAAGCAATTAAACAAGCAGCCGATTATATAAAAAACAACTTAACTGCTGCACCGGAAGTAGGTCTCGTTCTTGGATCTGGTTTAGGTGTTCTTGCTGATGAAATTACCGATGCAACTGTTGTTCCTTATGGTGAGATACCAGGATTCCCGGTTTCTACCGTTAGCGGACATAAGGGACAGCTCGTAATTGGCAAACTGGAGGGCCAGCATGTAATTGCGATGCAAGGTCGCTTCCATTTCTATGAAGGTTATCCGATGGAATTGGTAACATTGCCAATTCGCGTAATGAAAGCGCTAGGTGTAGAAACACTGATTGTGACGAACGCAGCCGGCGGTATCAATGAGAGCTTTGAGCCAGGCAACTTGATGCTGATAACTGATCATATTAATAATATGGGGATCAATCCTTTGATTGGACCGAATGACGATGAGTTCGGGGCACGATTCCCGGATATGTCTGCTGCTTACAGCAAAGAACTTTTGAAGCATGCACGTGCAGTTGCTAAAGAAATTAATCTAGAAGTGCAAGAAGGCGTCTATGTGGGCAATACAGGTCCTTCCTATGAAACAGGTGCCGAAGTACGGATGCTCCGCACATGGGGCGGAGACGCAGTCGGAATGTCAACTGTTCCAGAAGTTATCGTTGCCAGTCATGCTAAAATGGATGTTCTTGGCATTTCTTGTATTTCCAATATGGCAGCAGGCATTCTGGATCAGCCGCTAACACACGATGAAGTAATGGAAACTACAAGCCAGGTTCGGGAAGACTTCCTGCGATTCGTAAAACAAATTGTCAAACAGCTTCCAAAAAAATAA
- the deoB gene encoding phosphopentomutase, which produces MDFKRAFLIVMDSVGIGEAPDAEAFGDKGADTLGHIASHMNGLEMPNMAALGLGNIREVEGIKAADQPKAYYTKMQEASNGKDTMTGHWEIMGLRIDQPFRTFPDGFPDALLNELKERTGRGIIGNKPASGTEILDELGEQHMETGDMIVYTSADSVLQIAAHEDIIPLDELYRICEIARELTLDDPYMLGRIIARPFVGKPGAFERTSNRHDYALKPFGKTTMNSLQDANYDVIALGKISDIYDGEGVTKSVRTKDNDDGMTKLVESMDEDFTGISFLNLVDFDAKYGHRRDPEGYGKALEDFDKRLPEVLNKLKENDLLLITADHGNDPVHHGTDHTREYVPLIAYHTGAAQGEELPLRNTFADIAATLAENFNIDMPEHGTSFLQALKKGK; this is translated from the coding sequence ATGGATTTTAAACGCGCATTTCTTATCGTAATGGATTCTGTCGGGATTGGAGAAGCGCCGGATGCAGAAGCTTTCGGTGATAAAGGAGCAGATACACTCGGCCATATCGCTTCTCATATGAATGGTCTGGAAATGCCGAATATGGCAGCTTTAGGTCTTGGTAATATTAGAGAAGTAGAAGGTATCAAAGCTGCCGACCAGCCAAAAGCGTATTATACAAAAATGCAGGAAGCGTCAAATGGTAAAGATACGATGACAGGCCACTGGGAAATCATGGGCCTTCGTATTGACCAGCCATTCCGTACATTCCCGGACGGGTTCCCCGATGCTTTATTAAATGAATTGAAAGAACGTACCGGCCGCGGCATTATTGGCAACAAGCCAGCTTCCGGAACAGAAATCCTGGACGAACTTGGCGAGCAGCATATGGAAACTGGCGATATGATCGTTTATACATCTGCTGATTCTGTGCTGCAGATTGCAGCGCACGAAGATATTATTCCGCTTGATGAACTGTATCGTATTTGCGAAATTGCCCGGGAGCTTACACTTGATGATCCTTATATGCTTGGCCGCATCATTGCACGTCCTTTCGTCGGGAAGCCGGGTGCATTTGAGCGGACATCGAACCGCCATGATTACGCACTGAAACCTTTTGGCAAAACGACGATGAACAGTTTGCAAGATGCAAATTATGATGTTATTGCATTAGGTAAAATCTCTGATATTTATGATGGAGAAGGCGTGACAAAGTCTGTCCGTACCAAGGACAATGACGACGGGATGACAAAGCTTGTGGAAAGCATGGACGAAGACTTTACTGGCATTAGCTTCCTTAACTTAGTTGACTTTGATGCGAAATATGGTCATCGCCGCGATCCAGAAGGCTACGGAAAAGCACTGGAAGATTTCGATAAACGCTTGCCGGAAGTATTAAACAAGCTAAAAGAAAATGATCTGCTGCTGATTACTGCTGATCACGGAAATGACCCGGTGCATCACGGCACAGACCATACAAGAGAGTACGTGCCGTTGATCGCTTATCATACGGGAGCTGCGCAAGGGGAAGAACTTCCGCTTCGGAATACATTCGCCGATATTGCTGCGACTCTCGCAGAAAACTTTAACATTGATATGCCTGAACACGGAACAAGCTTTTTACAAGCGTTGAAAAAGGGGAAATAA
- the xerD gene encoding site-specific tyrosine recombinase XerD: MQEALDDFIHYLQIERGLSENTLQSYARDLRTYSKYLQANEVQEWANVTRAKLTAYLRWLHDNGKSAATIARTLSSIRLFHQFLLREYGLKEDPSIHIDTPKKERKLPKILSSDEVDKLLSCPGTDILTIRNRAMLETLYATGLRVSELLALELDDLHLEMGFVRCFGKGSKERIVPLGDIAKARLEDYLNRSRKVLLKSKSSDILFVNHHGNALSRQGFWKVLKQIGRDAGIQKEITPHTLRHSFATHLLENGADLRAVQEMLGHADISTTQIYTHVTKTRLKDIYKTHHPRA, from the coding sequence ATGCAAGAAGCTTTGGATGATTTTATCCATTATCTGCAGATTGAGCGAGGTTTATCGGAAAATACATTGCAGTCTTACGCCCGTGACCTGCGTACTTATTCCAAGTATTTGCAGGCAAACGAGGTGCAGGAATGGGCAAATGTCACCCGGGCTAAACTGACCGCTTATCTTCGCTGGCTGCATGATAATGGGAAGTCGGCAGCGACAATCGCGAGAACATTATCCAGCATCAGACTCTTTCATCAGTTCTTGCTTCGGGAATATGGTCTGAAGGAAGACCCAAGTATACATATTGACACACCAAAAAAAGAACGCAAGCTTCCGAAGATACTTTCTTCTGACGAAGTGGACAAGCTTTTGTCCTGCCCAGGGACAGATATATTAACGATTCGCAATCGCGCTATGCTGGAAACGCTGTATGCAACGGGGCTGCGCGTATCAGAACTTTTAGCTTTAGAACTTGATGATCTGCACTTGGAAATGGGCTTTGTCCGCTGTTTTGGGAAAGGATCGAAGGAACGGATTGTCCCGCTGGGGGATATAGCCAAGGCAAGGTTGGAAGACTATTTGAATCGGTCGCGAAAAGTGCTGCTCAAGTCTAAATCGAGTGATATTTTATTTGTGAACCATCATGGTAATGCTTTGTCCCGCCAAGGATTTTGGAAAGTATTAAAACAAATTGGCCGTGATGCTGGCATACAAAAAGAGATTACCCCACACACGCTGCGTCATTCTTTTGCAACGCATCTGCTGGAGAATGGGGCTGATTTGCGTGCTGTTCAAGAAATGCTCGGGCATGCGGATATAAGTACGACGCAGATTTACACACATGTGACAAAAACAAGACTGAAGGATATTTATAAGACCCACCACCCTCGGGCTTAA
- a CDS encoding YqzK family protein: protein MKRFIFDTSKLLLVFVACSTFFYFGLRFIHSEYESYHRYDPPEGNAVKVASMEQEDSLVDRMTLFFRLGE, encoded by the coding sequence ATGAAACGTTTCATTTTTGATACAAGCAAGCTTCTGCTCGTATTTGTTGCATGCTCCACATTTTTCTATTTTGGATTACGTTTTATCCATAGTGAATATGAGAGTTATCATCGCTATGATCCCCCTGAGGGAAATGCGGTGAAAGTGGCGTCAATGGAGCAGGAGGATAGTTTAGTAGATAGAATGACGTTATTTTTCCGGTTAGGAGAGTAG
- a CDS encoding Fur family transcriptional regulator has translation MEHRIERIKKQLHAQSYKLTPQREATVRVLLEREEDHLSAEDVYLLVKEKAPEIGLATVYRTLELLSELKIVDKINFGDGVSRYDLRKEGATHFHHHLVCMECGSVEEIDEDLLEDVEKIVQTDWGFKVKDHRLTFHGICRVCQAAEKEEDLEAAAVQVNRTS, from the coding sequence TTGGAACACCGCATTGAACGCATTAAAAAGCAATTACATGCGCAGAGCTACAAGCTGACACCGCAGCGGGAAGCAACGGTACGTGTGCTGCTAGAGCGAGAAGAGGATCATTTAAGCGCTGAAGACGTCTACCTCCTCGTAAAGGAAAAAGCACCGGAAATCGGCTTGGCTACTGTTTACCGAACGCTGGAACTACTATCTGAACTGAAAATCGTTGATAAAATAAACTTTGGGGACGGCGTATCCCGTTATGACCTTCGCAAAGAGGGCGCCACGCACTTCCACCATCATCTTGTTTGTATGGAATGCGGGTCTGTTGAAGAGATTGACGAAGATTTGTTGGAGGACGTTGAGAAAATTGTCCAAACCGACTGGGGATTCAAAGTAAAAGATCACCGTCTTACTTTCCATGGCATTTGCCGTGTCTGTCAGGCGGCCGAAAAGGAAGAAGATTTAGAAGCTGCTGCAGTTCAAGTAAACCGAACATCTTAA